A single genomic interval of Alkalispirochaeta americana harbors:
- a CDS encoding SDR family NAD(P)-dependent oxidoreductase, with protein MKMLKKTIIRISRAKLYLRRAVSFVRHGGVHICTPNYVNCENRHSDKVVLVTGGGGGIGFAAAQKLVNEGAKVIITGRNSDKLRSAVEKIGGDRIANYQWDVTDIGNMSSHLDHIDSIFDRKVNVVINNAGVNNTSRIPDVSEKDWDEVYATNSKAVFFLCQEMCRRWLVDGDSTTKKIINISSQGAFVGATFPYRMSKWDVAGLTQGLALQYASSQIVVNGVAPGIAATDMQPGFSARDDNNLFTPLVPLQRCAIPEEIGELISFMVSDSANFIVGQTIVMDGGYSIK; from the coding sequence ATGAAAATGCTAAAAAAAACGATAATTCGAATTTCTCGAGCAAAGCTATATCTTAGACGTGCGGTGAGCTTTGTACGCCATGGCGGGGTTCATATCTGCACTCCCAACTATGTGAACTGTGAAAACCGTCATAGCGATAAGGTAGTCTTGGTGACTGGCGGCGGCGGCGGAATAGGTTTCGCGGCGGCCCAGAAGTTGGTCAACGAAGGCGCTAAGGTTATCATTACCGGAAGGAATTCGGACAAGCTTCGGTCAGCGGTTGAGAAAATCGGTGGGGACAGGATCGCGAATTATCAGTGGGACGTTACGGACATTGGGAACATGTCTTCGCATCTCGATCATATAGATTCAATTTTCGACCGTAAGGTCAATGTCGTGATAAACAACGCTGGTGTGAACAACACTTCAAGAATTCCGGACGTCAGCGAGAAAGATTGGGACGAGGTTTATGCAACCAATTCCAAAGCTGTATTCTTCCTGTGCCAGGAAATGTGCCGACGGTGGTTGGTTGACGGAGATTCGACTACGAAGAAGATCATCAATATTTCGTCTCAAGGTGCTTTTGTTGGAGCAACGTTCCCATACCGTATGAGTAAGTGGGATGTCGCTGGGTTGACCCAAGGCTTGGCGCTTCAGTATGCGTCGTCACAAATTGTTGTGAACGGGGTGGCTCCAGGTATCGCAGCTACAGACATGCAGCCAGGTTTTTCGGCACGGGATGACAATAACCTGTTCACGCCACTTGTTCCTCTTCAGAGATGTGCGATTCCCGAGGAAATCGGCGAATTGATTTCGTTCATGGTCAGTGATTCGGCGAACTTCATTGTAGGTCAAACGATTGTCATGGACGGCGGCTATTCAATCAAATAG
- a CDS encoding GDP-L-fucose synthase family protein: MNKNSRIYLAGHTGLVGSAVYRALQGKGYTNIITRTLEELDLTRQAEAEAFFAAEQPEVVILAAAKVGGILANNTYKAEFIYQNAMIAANVIHAAYRFGVTKLLNLGSSCIYPKLAEQPLTEEALLSGYLEPTNEPYAIAKIMAIKLCRYYNEQYGTNFISAMPTNLYGPGDNFDLQTSHVLPALLRKIHEAKAAGSASVTVWGDGSPLREFLYVEDLAQGLLFLLENVDAPELKELCPDYFVNIGTGSDVSIRDLAQTIAKVIGWQGSLDWDTSKPNGTPRKLMDVSKLTRLGWRAKTSLREGIAETYQWYTANGTT, translated from the coding sequence TTGAATAAGAACAGCAGAATATACCTGGCGGGCCACACCGGCCTGGTGGGTAGCGCCGTGTACCGGGCGCTGCAGGGCAAGGGTTACACAAACATTATCACCCGCACGCTGGAAGAGCTTGACCTCACTCGTCAGGCAGAAGCAGAAGCGTTCTTTGCTGCAGAGCAACCGGAAGTAGTCATCCTTGCTGCTGCCAAAGTTGGCGGGATACTGGCCAACAACACCTACAAGGCGGAGTTCATCTATCAGAACGCCATGATAGCGGCCAACGTCATTCACGCCGCCTACCGCTTTGGCGTTACCAAGCTTCTGAACCTGGGCTCAAGCTGCATCTATCCCAAGCTTGCCGAGCAGCCGCTTACTGAAGAGGCGCTCCTCTCCGGCTACCTGGAGCCCACGAACGAGCCCTATGCCATTGCCAAGATCATGGCCATCAAGTTGTGCCGTTATTACAATGAACAGTATGGCACCAACTTCATCAGTGCCATGCCCACCAACCTCTACGGACCGGGTGACAACTTTGACCTCCAGACCAGCCATGTACTCCCGGCGCTGCTACGCAAAATCCATGAGGCCAAGGCTGCAGGCAGTGCCTCGGTCACCGTCTGGGGTGACGGCTCACCCCTGCGTGAGTTTCTCTACGTGGAGGACTTGGCCCAGGGGTTGCTGTTTCTCCTGGAGAACGTGGACGCACCGGAGCTCAAAGAGCTTTGTCCTGACTACTTTGTAAATATCGGGACCGGGAGCGATGTCTCCATTCGCGACCTGGCCCAGACCATTGCCAAGGTTATAGGGTGGCAAGGCAGTCTAGACTGGGACACCAGCAAACCCAATGGCACCCCTCGCAAGCTTATGGACGTGAGTAAACTCACCCGGCTGGGCTGGCGGGCCAAAACATCTCTAAGGGAAGGCATTGCAGAGACGTACCAGTGGTATACGGCAAACGGAACCACCTAA